The Chiroxiphia lanceolata isolate bChiLan1 chromosome 12, bChiLan1.pri, whole genome shotgun sequence genome window below encodes:
- the MINDY2 gene encoding ubiquitin carboxyl-terminal hydrolase MINDY-2 isoform X2: MNVLLLAWKIKLPPMMEIITAEQLMEYLGDYILDAKPKEISEIQRLNYEQNMSDAMAILHKLQTGLDVNVKFTGVRVFEYTPECIVFDLLDIPLYHGWLVDPQVADIVKAVGNCSYNQLVEKIISCKQSDNSELVSEGFVAEQFLNNTATQLTYHGLCELTSAVQEGELCVFFRNNHFSTMTKYKGQLYLLVTDQGFLTEEKVVWESLHNVDGDGNFCDSEFHLRPPSDPETVYRGQQDQIDQDYLMALSLQQEQQSQEINWEQIPEGISDLELAKKLQEEEDRRASQYYQEQEQAAAQVQQQVQGAASPASARQSGSNERKRKEPREKEKEKEKNSCVLL; the protein is encoded by the exons ATTAAGCTGCCACCAATGATGGAAATCATAACGGCTGAACAGCTGATGGAATACTTAG gagaCTATATTCTTGACGCAAAACCTAAAGAGATATCTGAAATTCAGAGACTTAACTATGAGCAG AACATGAGTGATGCCATGGCAATTCTCCATAAGCTGCAGACGGGTCTGGATGTCAATGTGAAGTTTACAGGTGTTCGAGTGTTCGAATACACACCTGAATGCATCGTGTTTGATCTTCTTGATATCCCCTTGTACCACGGGTGGTTAGTGGATCCTCAG gtTGCTGACATAGTAAAAGCAGTTGGTAACTGCAGTTACAATCAGCTGGTGGAGAAGATCATTTCTTGTAAACAGTCAGACAACAGTGAACTGGTTAGTGAAG GGTTTGTTGCTGAGCAATTCCTAAATAACACAGCTACACAACTGACATACCATGGACTGTGTGAGTTGACTTCAGCTGTCCAGGAGGGAGAGCTTTGTGTGTTCTTCAGGAACAACCATTTTAGCACCATGACCAAATACAAG GGTCAGCTTTACCTGCTGGTGACAGACCAGGGCTTTCTtacagaagagaaggttgtCTGGGAGAGCTTACACAACGTGGATGGGGACGGGAATTTCTGTGACTCCGAATTCCACCTACGGCCTCCATCAGACCCTGAGACAGTCTACAGAGGGCAGCAGGATCAAATAGATCAG GATTATCTGATGGCATTGTCTCTACAACAAGAGCAGCAAAGTCAAGAGATTAACTGGGAACAGATCCCAGAAGGAATCAGTGACCTAGAGCTAGCCAAGAAGCTCCAGGAAGAGGAGGACAGGAGAGCTTCTCAGTACTATCAGGAGCAAGAACAAGCAGCTGCTCAGGTCCAG cagcaggtgcaaggtgctgcttctccagccagCGCGAGACAATCCGGGAGTAACGAACGCAAACGGAAAGAGCCTcgggagaaggagaaggaaaaagagaagaatagCTGTGTTCTCTTGTAA